In Pseudoxanthomonas indica, the following are encoded in one genomic region:
- a CDS encoding efflux RND transporter permease subunit, translating into MDFSRFFIDRPIFAAVLSIVIFAAGLIAIPMLPIGEYPEVVPPSVMVRTVYPGANPKVIAETVATPLEEAINGVEDSMYVKSVAGSDGVLQLTVTFRPGTDADEAAVRVQNRVSQALARLPEDVRRQGVTTQKQSPVFLMVVHLVSKDNKYDSLYLRNYMRLHVKDEMARIPGVGDAQAFGGGDYAMRLWLDPDKVAARGLTASDVLRAVREQNVQVSAGQLGAEPMPNGSDFLLPINAKGRLETTEEFGDIVLKAGNDGEIVRLADVARIELAAGDYTLRARLNGMNASAIGIFQAPGANALNIRDAVIEKMAEIRKKLPPGVEITSVYDTTVFVRDSIKSVITTLLEATLLVVLVVILFLQTWRASIIPLIAVPVSIVGTFAVLYVLGFSINTLTLFGLVLAIGIVVDDAIVVVENVERHIEHGATPLEAAHLAMKEVSGPIIAIALVLCAVFVPMAFLTGVTGQFYKQFAVTIAISTVISAINSLTLSPALAAKLLRPHDAEKDAPSRLIDRLFGWLFRPFNRFFKRSSEGYERQVKRSLGRRGAVFAVYAVLLIGAGVMFKAVPAGFIPVQDKLYLIAGVKMPEGASIERTDAVLKKMAKMAMEVEGVQDEIAFPGLNPLQFTNTPNSGVVFFNLKPFGERKNSAEQISAELNAKFSTIEEGFTFAFMPPPIQGLGNGSGWSLFVEDRTRLGYGELQSAVQAFQGAASQTPGLGFPISSYQANVPQLDAEVDRVKAKAQGVPLTELFDTLQTYLGSAYVNDFNMFGRTWQVIAQADGPFRDNVEDIANLRTRNANGEMVPIGSMVNIKQTYGPDPVIRFNGYPAADLLGDADPRIMSSGEAMAKVTELAEKVLPTGMGIDWSDLSYQQATQGKAALVVFPLAVLLAFLVLAALYESWTLPLAVILIVPMTLLSALSGIWLIGGDNNVFVQVGLVVLMGLACKNAILIVEFARELELQGKGIVESALEACRLRLRPIVMTSVAFIAGTIPLVMSTGAGAEVRSVTGITVFAGMLGVTLFGLFLTPVFYVALRKLAGRPLVSHAPAGEAATAHV; encoded by the coding sequence ATGGACTTCTCCCGATTCTTCATCGACCGGCCGATCTTTGCCGCGGTGTTGTCGATCGTGATCTTCGCCGCCGGCCTGATCGCCATCCCGATGCTGCCGATTGGCGAATACCCCGAAGTGGTGCCGCCGTCCGTAATGGTGCGCACCGTCTATCCAGGCGCCAACCCCAAGGTCATTGCCGAAACCGTGGCCACGCCGCTGGAAGAAGCCATCAACGGCGTGGAGGACTCGATGTACGTCAAGTCCGTCGCCGGCTCCGATGGCGTGTTGCAGCTGACCGTCACCTTCCGCCCGGGCACCGACGCCGATGAAGCGGCGGTGCGCGTGCAGAACCGCGTCTCGCAGGCGCTGGCACGTCTGCCTGAAGACGTGCGCCGGCAAGGCGTGACCACGCAGAAGCAGTCGCCGGTGTTCCTGATGGTCGTGCACCTGGTGTCCAAGGACAACAAGTACGACTCGCTGTACCTGCGCAACTACATGCGCCTGCATGTGAAAGACGAGATGGCGCGCATCCCCGGCGTCGGTGACGCGCAGGCCTTTGGCGGCGGCGACTACGCCATGCGCCTGTGGCTGGATCCGGACAAGGTGGCCGCGCGCGGCCTGACCGCCAGCGACGTGCTGCGCGCCGTGCGCGAGCAGAACGTGCAGGTTTCGGCCGGCCAGCTGGGCGCCGAACCGATGCCCAACGGCAGCGACTTCCTGCTGCCGATCAACGCCAAGGGCCGGCTGGAAACCACCGAGGAGTTCGGTGACATCGTGCTCAAGGCTGGCAATGACGGCGAGATCGTGCGCCTGGCCGACGTGGCCCGCATCGAACTGGCCGCCGGTGACTACACCCTGCGTGCGCGCTTGAATGGCATGAACGCCTCGGCCATCGGTATCTTCCAGGCGCCGGGCGCCAACGCGCTGAACATCCGCGACGCCGTCATCGAGAAGATGGCCGAAATCCGCAAGAAGTTGCCGCCGGGCGTGGAAATCACCTCGGTCTACGACACCACGGTGTTCGTGCGGGATTCGATCAAGTCGGTCATCACCACCCTGCTGGAAGCCACGCTGCTGGTGGTGCTGGTGGTGATCCTGTTCCTGCAGACCTGGCGCGCCTCGATCATTCCGTTGATCGCGGTACCGGTGTCGATCGTGGGCACGTTCGCGGTGCTGTATGTGCTGGGCTTCTCGATCAATACGCTGACCCTGTTCGGGCTGGTGCTGGCGATCGGCATCGTGGTGGATGACGCCATCGTGGTGGTGGAGAACGTCGAGCGCCACATCGAGCACGGCGCCACTCCGCTGGAAGCCGCGCATCTGGCGATGAAGGAAGTCTCGGGACCGATCATCGCGATCGCGCTGGTATTGTGTGCGGTGTTCGTGCCGATGGCGTTCCTGACCGGCGTGACCGGCCAGTTCTACAAGCAGTTCGCGGTGACCATCGCCATCTCCACGGTGATCTCGGCGATCAACTCGCTGACCCTGTCGCCGGCGCTGGCTGCCAAGCTGTTGCGCCCGCATGATGCCGAGAAGGATGCGCCGTCGCGCCTGATCGATCGTCTGTTCGGCTGGCTGTTCCGTCCGTTCAATCGCTTCTTCAAGCGCAGCTCGGAAGGCTATGAGCGCCAGGTCAAGCGTTCGCTCGGCCGTCGTGGCGCGGTGTTCGCGGTCTATGCCGTGCTGCTGATTGGCGCGGGCGTGATGTTCAAGGCGGTGCCGGCGGGCTTCATCCCGGTGCAGGACAAGCTGTACCTGATTGCCGGCGTGAAGATGCCGGAAGGCGCCTCGATCGAGCGTACCGACGCGGTGCTGAAGAAGATGGCCAAGATGGCGATGGAAGTGGAAGGCGTGCAGGACGAGATCGCCTTCCCCGGCCTGAACCCGCTGCAATTCACCAACACGCCCAACAGCGGCGTGGTGTTCTTCAACCTCAAGCCCTTCGGTGAGCGCAAGAACAGCGCCGAGCAGATCTCGGCCGAGTTGAACGCCAAGTTCTCGACGATTGAAGAAGGCTTCACCTTCGCCTTCATGCCGCCGCCCATCCAGGGCCTGGGCAATGGTTCGGGCTGGTCGCTGTTCGTCGAAGACCGCACGCGTCTGGGTTATGGCGAATTGCAGAGTGCGGTGCAGGCGTTCCAGGGTGCCGCCTCGCAGACGCCCGGCCTGGGCTTCCCGATCAGCAGCTACCAGGCCAACGTGCCGCAGCTGGATGCGGAAGTGGATCGCGTCAAGGCCAAGGCCCAGGGCGTGCCGCTGACCGAGTTGTTCGACACGCTGCAGACCTACCTGGGCTCGGCCTACGTCAACGACTTCAACATGTTTGGTCGTACCTGGCAGGTGATTGCGCAGGCTGATGGCCCGTTCCGCGACAACGTCGAGGACATCGCCAACCTGCGTACGCGCAATGCCAATGGCGAGATGGTACCGATCGGCAGCATGGTCAACATCAAGCAGACCTACGGCCCGGATCCGGTGATCCGCTTCAACGGCTATCCGGCTGCGGATCTGCTGGGCGATGCCGACCCGCGCATCATGTCCTCGGGTGAAGCCATGGCCAAGGTCACCGAGCTGGCGGAGAAAGTGTTGCCGACCGGCATGGGCATCGACTGGAGCGACCTGAGCTACCAGCAGGCGACCCAGGGCAAGGCCGCGCTGGTGGTGTTCCCGCTGGCGGTGCTGCTGGCCTTCCTGGTGCTGGCCGCGCTGTATGAGAGCTGGACCCTGCCGCTGGCGGTGATCCTGATCGTGCCGATGACCCTGCTGTCCGCGTTGAGTGGCATCTGGTTGATTGGCGGCGACAACAACGTGTTCGTGCAGGTGGGCCTGGTGGTGTTGATGGGCCTGGCGTGCAAGAACGCCATCCTGATCGTCGAGTTCGCCCGCGAGCTTGAACTGCAGGGCAAGGGCATCGTGGAATCCGCACTGGAAGCCTGCCGCCTGCGCCTGCGTCCAATCGTGATGACCTCGGTGGCCTTCATTGCCGGCACCATCCCGCTGGTGATGTCCACCGGCGCCGGCGCCGAGGTGCGCTCGGTCACCGGCATCACCGTGTTTGCCGGCATGCTGGGCGTGACCCTGTTCGGTCTGTTCCTGACCCCGGTGTTCTACGTGGCGCTGCGCAAGCTGGCCGGGCGTCCGCTGGTGTCGCATGCACCGGCGGGCGAAGCCGCCACCGCCCACGTCTGA